From Chloracidobacterium thermophilum B:
GGTGAGGTCATTGCGCAGGGGGGTGATCGCCACCAACCCTTCGGCAATGGCCGTGTAGTCCACGTCCGGCGCTTCGTCGCGTCCGTCGGCTTCCGTACCAATCCAGTAGTAGGGCCGTCCGCGTGGGTCAAACCGTTCCTCGATGTTGGTACAAAGCAGCTTGGTTCCGGTCCGCGTGAACCGGTAGCCGCGAATCGGCCCTGGCGGAATGTTGACATTCAGCAGGGTGTGTTTGGGAAGGCCGGCCTGCAGGACTTTGCGGGTCAGGCGGGCAGCAAAGGGCGCTGCGTGGGTGTAATCAAACTCTGTCCGCGAAACGAGCGAGAAAGCAAGGCTTGGGATGCCATTGACTGCACCTTCGAGCGCCCCAGCCACAGTGCCGGAATAGGTGACACTGTCACCCAGATTGGCGCCGCGATTGATGCCGGAAACGACGATGTCCGGGCGGGGCTGGCCCTTCAGAAGCCAGTGCAGCGCCAGCACGATGCAGTCTGTTGGCGTCCCTTCCACGGCATACCAGCCGTCCCGCTCGCGCTGTTTGCGAATGCGGAGTGGACGCCCCAGCGTCACCGAGCGGGAGCAACCGCTGTGTTCGCTGGCCGGGGCAACAACCATGACTTCGCCCAGGGTCTGAAGCTGCTCGACGAGTGCGCGCAGCCCGGAGGCATAGATGCTGTCGTCATTCGTGACCAAAATGAGTGGCATGGCGTAGTCAATAGCGCAACTCGGTAACTGTGCCAAGTGTGTTTGGCACTGTGACAAAGCAAAACGGCGAGGCGGGAAGTCCCGTCTCGCCGTGTGAAACGTGGTCGGGATGACTGGATTTGAACCAGCGACCTCACGCACCCCAAGCGTGCGCGCTACCAGGCTGCGCCACATCCCGTCAGGCGTGCCGCCATCAGCGACAAGCCGCCATTCAATCACAAGCGACGCCGCTTGTCACGCCTTCACTGTCCTTGGTTGGCTTGGTTCTTTCACTCCGGCAAAATCAACTTTTTGTGGAGTGGTTGCGTGTCAGGGCTGGTGCTGGCGTCAGTCGGCGACCGCACCAGCAATTGGGTTGGCGATCGCTCCAGCAATGTGTCTTGCGATGCTTCCTGCATCATCTCCTCTTTTTCGGCCGTGTTGGTACGGGAAGGGAAAGACACCCGCCCGGTCGTGGCCGTGACACCCCGGTAAGGTTGCATCCCGGCCGCCGCCGCGAGACGATTGCCAAACTCGCGCGCCGTCGGACGTTCGTCAGGTGACTTGGCCAGCGCCTGCAGAACCACGTCGGCCACTTTTGCCGGGATACCTTCCAGCGGCGGCGGGGGCTGCCTGAGGTGTCCGATGATGACGCCCAACGTGCCTTTGCCAGTGGATGGGAAGGGCACCCGCCCGGTGAGCATCTCGTACAGCACGACTCCGGCGCTATAGACATCCGAACGCCCATCGTAGGGACGATCATCGAGCCGCTCTGGCGACATGTAGATGGGCGTTCCCACGACGCCGCCGGTTTCGGTGATCCCGGCCAGCGGGTCGTCGGCGTCCGGCTCCAACAACTTGGCAATGCCGAAATCCACGACCTTGACGACTTCACCCTCCGGTGTCTGGTGCAGAAAGATGTTGTCCGGTTTGATGTCGCGGTGAATGACCCCGGCCTCATGCGCCGTGGCCAGCACGTCACACACCGGCAGCATGATGGCGATGCTCCGTTCAACCGGGAGCGCCCCGCAGAGTTTCAGTTCCGTGGCCAGGGAAACGCCCTGGAGCAGTTCCATGACCAGATAAGCAATGCCATCCTCCGACACGCCGAAGTCAATCACACTGACCGCATTCGGGTGATTGATGCGGCAGGCCGAAATGCCTTCGCGCCGGAAACGCTCGACACTGGCTGTCGTGGCGTTTTTGCCGCTGGGACGAAAAATCTTGACAGCCACCGGGCGTTGCAGGGCAACTTGTTCCGCCTGATAGACGACGCCAAACCCGCCCCCGCCAATCTTTTTCACCAGTCGGTACTTGCCGGCAATGACCGTTCCCGGCAGGACATCCGTCAGGGCGGTGAAAATCGCATTGGCCTGGCGGTGCAGCTCCAGCAACGCCTCATTTTTGCGCCCCAGTTCCTGGTTTTTGCGGTTGGCTTCCTGCTGGGCCGCCTGAATTTCCTGGAGTGCGCGTTCCAGCGCCGCATTCTTTTCGTTGAGCTGCGCCGTACGGACAGCAACCTGTCGCTCCAGTGCAGCCGCCCGGCGCTGGAGCGCCAGGTTGCGCCAGCGAAATCCACCCAGAACCAGCAGACTGAGCACCAGCAGCCCCAGCCCACGGGCCCAGAGGGTCTGGTAAAAGAACGGCTTGACCACCAGGGTCGCCGTTGTGCCGGACTCGTTCCACACGCCGTCGTTGTTGCAGGCCGTGACATGGAACCGGTACGTCCCCGGCGGGAGGTTGGTGTAGTAGGCCGTACGGCGCGTCGCCGCTTCCACCCAGCTTTCGTCAAAGCCTTCGAGCCGAAAGCGGAAGCGCATCCGTTGGGGCGCCAGAAAGCTCAGCGCCGTGTAGTGAATCTCGAATTTCCCGGTGCCGGGTTCGATGACCACCTGGGTCGGCGCCAAAAAGGTTTGTCGTTCCGTGATGACACTTTCGATGACGACGGCCGGCGGCTGGGCGTTGAACGGCAGCCGTTCGGGAGCCAGCAGGGCAAGTCCGCCGATTGTGGCAAAGGCCAGCCGTCCGTCCCGCAACCGCAGGGCGCAGGGTTGGGACGTGCCGTTGCACTGGTTGGCGCCCATGCCGTCGCTGAGGTCAAACGTCGTGCAGTTGACTTGGGATTGTGCGCCGGACAGGAAAGCTTCGCGTTCCTGCCGGTCGAGCCGGAAGATGCCACGGTTGCAGCTCATCCAGAAGTTGTCGGCGGCATCGGGAAGGATGGCAAACACGGTGTCGTCGAAGAGTCCATCCTTGTGGGTGATTGTCCCAAAACGTCCCTCGCGGTACCAGGCCAGTCCGCCGCCGGTGCCAATCCACAGTGTGCCATCGGCAGCTTCATGAAGGGCAAAAACCAGATTGCTGGGGAGCCCTTCCTTGACGGTGAAACGGGTGATGTCCTCACCCTGGACGCGAATCAGACCGCGCCCGTTGGTGCCAATCCACATCGCGTTGTCGCGCAGTTGCGCGATGACGCGAATGTTGCCACCGGTGATGTTTTCACTCTGGGCGTCAATGGTGCGGATGACTTGCCCCTCCCGCAGAACATTGATCCCGCCGCCGACCGTTCCGACCCAGAGCGTTCCATCCTGTGCGGCACAGACGGCATAGACGTTGTCGTTGGTGAGGCCGTCGGCCGTTGTGATGGAGCGCCACCGTCCATTGGTGAAACAGAGAACACCTCCCTGGTTGAGTCCGAACCAGATACGCCCCTGGGTGTCTTCGGTGATGGACCGGACGCCCAGGGTTTTCATGCCGGTTTCCAGCCCGTAGTGCTTCCACTGTCCTTTTTCGAGGCAGTCAATGCCAGCTTCATCGAGACCGACCCAGAGCCGGCCCTGGCTGTCCTCCAGGACGACGCGCACATTCGCATCGGTCAGCCCATGGTACGTGCTCAGGTTGACGATCCTGGCTTCACGCAGGCGGTTGAGACCGCCATTCGTGCCGACCCAGCAACTCCCTTCGTGGTCGCGGCAGATGGCCCGTACGAACCGGTGCAGAAGCCCATCTTTGGGGGTGCGCCAGTCCCATCGTCCCTGCGAGAAGCGCCCCAGTCCGCCATTTTCGATACCGACCCAGAGTGCCCCGTCAGTATCCTCATACAGGGCGTGGACGGCATCATCGGGAAAGCCTGTCCGGCGTGCATACTGGGTGAGAATTTGCCCTTGAGCATCGAGATGCAGCAGCCCCTGCTGGTTCGTCCCGGCCCACACCGTTCCATCCCGCGCGACATGCAGGGCAAAAACGATGTCGTTCGGTTTGCCACCGTTGAGGGAATGATTGTGAAAGACGCCGTTCCGAAAGGCAGCCAGACCACGCCCGTACGTGCCAATCCAGAGCGTTCCGTCGGGGGCCAGGGCAAGCTGCTGGAGGCTGTCGAGGGGGAGTCCATCTTTAATCGTCAGCGTCTGCCACTGGTTTTGATGCCAGCGGGTCAGCCCACGGCTGGTGGCGAACCAGAGCGCACCATCCGGGGTTTGGGCAATGTCCAGCACGAAGTCACTGGCCAGTCCCTGTTCCGTGGTCAGGGCTTCAAAGACGCCATCCCGGTAGCGCACGACGCCGCCGCCAAACGTACCAATCCACAGCGTGCCGTCGCGGTCCTCAAAGATGCACCGGATGTTATGGTTGCGGAAGGCGGGCGTGGTGCGTTTGTCAAAAGTGGCGAAGCGGACGCCATCGAAGCGCACCAGACCTTCGTAGGTGCCAATCCACAGGTAGCCCTGGCGGTCCTGCGCCAGCGCCAGCACGGCGGCCTGTGGCAGTTCATCCCGCCAGGCATCCAGCGTGTAGTCACGCAGCGAACGGCCCTCGGAGGCCATTCCGAGCGCCCACCACAGGCACACCCAGATACCGATTCCGAACAGATGCGCACTTAATCGGGACATGTCATCGGGAAGCCGTCGGCCGGCTGTTCAGGCTTTGTGGGACAGGCTGTTATATGCCGGGGGACGTGAGAACAGGGACACTGCCCACCAGATGTGAGTGATGGCTTCACCGTTTAGATGTTCATGGCCCAGCGGGGCAGAATTTTTGGGTCATCGTACCATGTCAGCAGCGGAACGGGCAGGTGATACACGCCTTCAAGCCGGATGACTTCCGAACCTTCCAGCGCCATGCAGGGTTCCGGCACGATGCCATCGCCCCAGACATCCCCCGGCGCACCCAGCAGGCTTTCATACAGGGCATAGGCTGTCCGTTCAGCCAGCGTTCCTTCACGGTTGCCCCGGATGTACCGGCTGATCACGCTCACATAGCGGATTTTCGGAGCAAAAAACGCGCCGGGATAGTGCTCATTGGCCCAGCGGGTCGAGACCGAACTGGCCGGGGCCGAGCTGTGGTGCGGCGTGCCAAGGCAGACCAGCGTGGTGACGAAGCGATGGCCGGCGTAACGGCGTCCGCAGTAGTCATCCTCGCCGAGAAACTTCCGTGTCAGCCGCCCGCCGGCGCTGTGGCCGATGACCGTGACCGGCGCACCGGTCTGTTCAGCGACGGTTTCAATGCACTGTGCCATCACGTCTATGACCGGGCGGAAGTTGGCCCCGGAGGACTGCCACCAGTGGTAAGGCTCAATGGGAGCAATCCACACCTGCCGGTTGAAGGGTTCGGCCCGCAGACGGTTGGCAAGGGGAAGATAAGCCCGCCATTCAAGGAAGTGACCGGCAACGATGACAATGGGGGAAGGCATGGTTGTGGTTGGGGACGGGCTGGCGGGTGACGTCCGGGTTGCGTTTCCCCGGACTGTTATTGAATATAGCGCATACACACGCTGTTGCCGCCGCTTTTGCCCATTTATGGGCTGCCTGCCGGGTTTGGCGGTCTTGTTTTCCAGGGCCTGATTTCGAGGGCCTGACTTTCCAGGGACTAAACCAGGGTTTCGAGCCAGGGGTTTCCAGGGGAACTTCCGCTGGAGGTAGTGTGTGTCGTGACCCTCGATACCGTCGTGCACGGCGATTGCTTGGCTGTGCTACGCCAACTGCCGTCGGAAATGGCTGACCTGACCTTTGCCGACCCGCCTTTCAATCTGTCCAAAAAATACCGGAGCTATGATGACCAGCGGAGCAGTGACGAATATCTCGACTGGTGTCGGCGGTGGTTACAGGAACTGCTCCGCATCACCAAACCAACGGGGAGCATCGTGGTTCATAACATTCCCCGGTGGTTGACTCACTACGCCGCCTTTCTCAACGAAAGAGCTGACTTCCGCCACTGGATTGCCTGGGAGGCGCTGGGGATGCCGCTGGGAAAGACGCTCATGCCGCGTCACTACGGCATTCTGTTTTATGCACGGGACAAACGGCAGCAGAAGTTTTATGAAATCCGCCACCCGCACCGGCGCTGTCGCAAGTGTGGTGTCCTGCACCGGGACTATGGCGGGAAAAAACACGGGTTACATCCTTTCGGGCCGCTCGTTTCCGATGTCTGGAGTGACCTGCACCGTGTCAAGCATGCCTCACGCCGTGACCCGCATCCCTGCCAACTGCCGGAAACCCTGCTCGAACGATTGCTGCTGATGACGACTGACGCCGGAGATGTCGTTGTTGACCCCTTTGCCGGCACGGGCACGACGCTGGTTGCTGCCAAAAAGCTGGGGCGGCACTATCTGGGGATCGAGATTGATGCTGGCTATGTCGCCGTCGCCCGGGAACGGTTGTCCCAGACGCAGGCTACGTCGCGGATTGGGGAAGTCTGGGTCAGTCAGGTGCGTGGCAATCTGGTGACGATTCGGGATTGTGACTGGCCCTATCTGCAAGCGTACTACGCCATTCCTGCGTCAGCCGCAGCGATTGAGGCAGCTCCGATTGCTTTTGACCAGCGGTTGGCGCCGATGATTGCGCGGCCAGGCCCGGCGCTGACCGAAGCTTCAGCCACACCAGCCATGCGCCGGCGAAAAACAGCTTGACCGGCAAACGGGTTGTTGCACAGGCTGCGTTTCCAGTCTGCCGTTGCGTAGAAAGGCAGCATGGAACCCAGCCCATGTCCCTGTCTGTCACCAGTGGTTTGCGTCTGCCCTTTGCCGTTTGGGGTCCGCTGGCTGCGGCCAGCCTGTT
This genomic window contains:
- the surE gene encoding 5'/3'-nucleotidase SurE, translated to MPLILVTNDDSIYASGLRALVEQLQTLGEVMVVAPASEHSGCSRSVTLGRPLRIRKQRERDGWYAVEGTPTDCIVLALHWLLKGQPRPDIVVSGINRGANLGDSVTYSGTVAGALEGAVNGIPSLAFSLVSRTEFDYTHAAPFAARLTRKVLQAGLPKHTLLNVNIPPGPIRGYRFTRTGTKLLCTNIEERFDPRGRPYYWIGTEADGRDEAPDVDYTAIAEGLVAITPLRNDLTDRSALAHLKSWETEDL
- a CDS encoding two-component regulator propeller domain-containing protein, which translates into the protein MSRLSAHLFGIGIWVCLWWALGMASEGRSLRDYTLDAWRDELPQAAVLALAQDRQGYLWIGTYEGLVRFDGVRFATFDKRTTPAFRNHNIRCIFEDRDGTLWIGTFGGGVVRYRDGVFEALTTEQGLASDFVLDIAQTPDGALWFATSRGLTRWHQNQWQTLTIKDGLPLDSLQQLALAPDGTLWIGTYGRGLAAFRNGVFHNHSLNGGKPNDIVFALHVARDGTVWAGTNQQGLLHLDAQGQILTQYARRTGFPDDAVHALYEDTDGALWVGIENGGLGRFSQGRWDWRTPKDGLLHRFVRAICRDHEGSCWVGTNGGLNRLREARIVNLSTYHGLTDANVRVVLEDSQGRLWVGLDEAGIDCLEKGQWKHYGLETGMKTLGVRSITEDTQGRIWFGLNQGGVLCFTNGRWRSITTADGLTNDNVYAVCAAQDGTLWVGTVGGGINVLREGQVIRTIDAQSENITGGNIRVIAQLRDNAMWIGTNGRGLIRVQGEDITRFTVKEGLPSNLVFALHEAADGTLWIGTGGGLAWYREGRFGTITHKDGLFDDTVFAILPDAADNFWMSCNRGIFRLDRQEREAFLSGAQSQVNCTTFDLSDGMGANQCNGTSQPCALRLRDGRLAFATIGGLALLAPERLPFNAQPPAVVIESVITERQTFLAPTQVVIEPGTGKFEIHYTALSFLAPQRMRFRFRLEGFDESWVEAATRRTAYYTNLPPGTYRFHVTACNNDGVWNESGTTATLVVKPFFYQTLWARGLGLLVLSLLVLGGFRWRNLALQRRAAALERQVAVRTAQLNEKNAALERALQEIQAAQQEANRKNQELGRKNEALLELHRQANAIFTALTDVLPGTVIAGKYRLVKKIGGGGFGVVYQAEQVALQRPVAVKIFRPSGKNATTASVERFRREGISACRINHPNAVSVIDFGVSEDGIAYLVMELLQGVSLATELKLCGALPVERSIAIMLPVCDVLATAHEAGVIHRDIKPDNIFLHQTPEGEVVKVVDFGIAKLLEPDADDPLAGITETGGVVGTPIYMSPERLDDRPYDGRSDVYSAGVVLYEMLTGRVPFPSTGKGTLGVIIGHLRQPPPPLEGIPAKVADVVLQALAKSPDERPTAREFGNRLAAAAGMQPYRGVTATTGRVSFPSRTNTAEKEEMMQEASQDTLLERSPTQLLVRSPTDASTSPDTQPLHKKLILPE
- a CDS encoding esterase/lipase family protein, whose protein sequence is MPSPIVIVAGHFLEWRAYLPLANRLRAEPFNRQVWIAPIEPYHWWQSSGANFRPVIDVMAQCIETVAEQTGAPVTVIGHSAGGRLTRKFLGEDDYCGRRYAGHRFVTTLVCLGTPHHSSAPASSVSTRWANEHYPGAFFAPKIRYVSVISRYIRGNREGTLAERTAYALYESLLGAPGDVWGDGIVPEPCMALEGSEVIRLEGVYHLPVPLLTWYDDPKILPRWAMNI
- a CDS encoding DNA-methyltransferase, which gives rise to MTLDTVVHGDCLAVLRQLPSEMADLTFADPPFNLSKKYRSYDDQRSSDEYLDWCRRWLQELLRITKPTGSIVVHNIPRWLTHYAAFLNERADFRHWIAWEALGMPLGKTLMPRHYGILFYARDKRQQKFYEIRHPHRRCRKCGVLHRDYGGKKHGLHPFGPLVSDVWSDLHRVKHASRRDPHPCQLPETLLERLLLMTTDAGDVVVDPFAGTGTTLVAAKKLGRHYLGIEIDAGYVAVARERLSQTQATSRIGEVWVSQVRGNLVTIRDCDWPYLQAYYAIPASAAAIEAAPIAFDQRLAPMIARPGPALTEASATPAMRRRKTA